The sequence below is a genomic window from Arthrobacter sp. U41.
AGGTCATAGGATCCCAATCGTCGAGGGTGTTTGCTGGTCGCAGTGGCGCGGCGAAGGACCGCACATGAATTCTACATGAGATAGAACATGACGGCGCCCGGGGCCGGGGTGAGGCCGCCGTGCGGCCTAGGACACCGGTACCCGGGTGACCTTCTGCCGCCGCCGGAAGTGCCGGATGAGGTCCGGCGAGGCGAGGTAGAGCGCCAGCACGGCCAGACTTCCGGCGACACAAAGCACCACCATGGGCAGCGGTGCGGTGGCGGCGATGAAGCTGAGCACGATGACTGCCATGGTGCAGGCTGCGACGGTGCCGGCCGACTGCAGGTGTGAGAAGCCGACGTCGGTGAGCCGCTGGTATACATGCTCGCGGTGGGACGCGTACCACCGTTCGCCCGCCTTGATCCTGCGCAGCAGGGTATAGCCGGTGTCGGCCACGTAGACCAGGATCGGCGCCAGGACGTATTCCACATAGACGCCGCTGAGGAACCCTGCCACCGCGAGTGCCGACACTGAGGCTCCGAGCAGGTAGCTGCCGACGTCGCCCAGGAACACGGAGCCCCGGGCGAGGTTCCACGGCAGGAATCCCAGGAAGGCCATGGCCAGCACCGCGCCGCCGGCGGTGAGCCACGGCTGTCCGGCCAGTTGCCCGGCCACCGCGTACGCGGTGCCCGCGAGGATTCCGTGGAAACTGGAAATCCCGTTGACGCCGTCCATGAAGTTGGCAATGTTGATATAGGCGGCAATGGCCAGCGCAGCCAGCGGCAGCCACCAGAAGGACTGGCCGGTGAGGAGGAGCAGGGCCGTTGAACCGGCGGCACCGATTCCCAGCTGCGCGGCGGCGCGGCCACGGATGGAGAGACCGCGGAGGTCTTCGATCCAGCCAACCACCGCGCTTGCCACGATGACCGCCAGGACCACGAGGAAGACTGACCGGTCCACCGTCACCGCCCCCAGGAGGACGGCGGCCGCGTAGCCGATGGCGGTGGCCAGGGAAACGGCAACGCCCATGCCACGGATGGTGGTCCGGCCGTGGGATGACCTGGCCGACGGCACGTCCACAACGCCCATCCTGACCAGCCACGGCTTGACCACAAAAGGAAGCAGGACGCTTGCCAGCAGGGTGGCGCCGGCAGCAAGGAGCACAGGCATCATGACGCCGCCCTCATGCTCTCGCCCGGCTCATCGGCTTCCTCGTCGGGGAGGGACTCGATGTCGATCCCCTGCTCGGCCTCGCAGCGGGCCAGCCAGACATCGAGGTCCAGCGCGGCCGGGTCCTGTTCGTGGGCCCTGGTGTGCGAAATTTTGGGATGCAGGGGGCGTTCGTCCAGCTCGCCGGTGCCGACGAGTTCCTCGTGGAGCTTCTCGCCGGGCCGAAGTCCGGTGTAGACGATCTCCACCTTTTTGCCGGACATCGCGATCATGCGCTGGGCGACATCCAGGATCCTGACCGGCTCCCCCATGTCAAGGATCATGACTTCGCCGCCGCGTCCGATTGCGCCGGCCTGGATGACCAGCTGGCAGGCTTCCGGGATCGTCATGAAGAAGCGCGTGACTTCGGGGTCTGTGACGGTCACGGGCCCGCCGACCCGGATCTGTTCCGTGAAGAGCGGCAGCATCGAGCCGCGGCTGCCCATCACATTGCCGAACCGGACGGAGACGAATTTGCGGCCGGTCTGGCCGGCCATCCAGGCGGCCAGCTTTTCGGCGACGCGTTTGGAGTGGCCAAGCGCCGTCGTCGGGTTCGCTGCCTTGTCCGTGGAGATATTCACGAAGTGTGAAACGCCGGAACGCTCGGCCGCTCGCAGCACGTTGAGGGTGCCCAGAACGTTGGTTTTCCAGGCTTCGATCGGATACTGCTGCAGCAGCGGCGCGTGTTTGAGGGCGGCAGCGTGGAACACCACCTCGGGGCGGCGGTCCTGGAAGATCTCCTGGAGTGCGGCGCCGTCCCGGATGCTGGCCAGGACCGTGTCGCGGCCGGCGAGCAGTCCGCGGCCGGTGATGGAGATCTGGGTGTGCTGCAGCCCTGTTTCGTCATGGTCCAGCATGATCAGTTCCGCGGGTGAGAACTGGACGATCTGCCGGCACAGTTCGGAGCCGATGGAGCCGCCGGCACCGGTGACCAGAACGCGTTTGCCCTTGATGTAGCCCGCAATCTCGTCGACCTTGATATCGACCGGCCGCCGCCCGATCAGGTCCTCGACCGCCACATCGCGGAAATCGGAGAAACCTTCGGGTGCCCCGCGGCCGAGCATGTCCCTCAACGGGGGTAGGACCAGCACCCTGATGTTCATTCCGGCGACGGCGTCTGAAATCCGCCGGACGACGGAGGCCTCGACATTGGCGAAAGCCAGCACCAGGACGGTGGCGCGGGTGCGCCGGATGATGGCCGGCAGGTCGTCGCCGCGGCCAAGGACCTGGACTCCGGAGAGCCGCAGGTGCTTCTTGGTGGGATCGTCGTCGATCAGCCCGACCGGGAAATACGGCGAATCGGCGTCCTGCAGCATGCGCGTCAGCAGCGAGTTTCCGAGGAAGCCCGCACCGTAGATCAGGGTGTTCTGGGCGCCGTCGCCGGGCCGGTTCTTGCCCTCGACGTAGAGCCGTTTGGCGTAGCGGGCAGCTCCCATGAAGAGGCAGGCGAACGGGAAGGCGATGAGCCCGACACTGCGGCCGATCCCGATGGCCTCATAAAGCACCAGCAGGCTCAGCGTGATGGAGGCGGCCACAATGACGGTGACGAAGACGAGGGCCTTGGCTTCCTGGAAGCTGCCGAAGGGATACCTGCCGCGGTAGAGTGCCAGCGCGTAGCCGGCCAGGGCCTGCACCACAACGGCGATGGCCATGATGATCATGGCACTGACGAGCTGTTCTTCCCGGATGCCCATTTCGTAGCGCAGCAGCAGCGCCAGGACGATCGCCACGACCCACGACATCGAATCGAGGAAGAGCTGGACCCAGATCCAGAGCGGGGGCTTCTTCTCGTCAAGTGCTGCGGCAGGTTCGCGCGCTTCAGATTTTGTAGTCAACAGAGATTGCAACCGACTTCCAATACCACGGCGGCCATGCGCCTGTTTCAAAAAATTACCCAGCCGTGCAACTGCCGGACTGCAGCCGGGTCTAGGACGATACTAATCGCTGTCGGGCCGGAATCCCGGGTCCGTAACGCCCGTACGGGGCCGGTTCACCCGGATCCGGGCTTGATTCAGGCCGGTTCCGGACCCGCCGCAGCGGGCACCGGCGGCATCGGCTGCCAGCTCCGGTCGGCGAGGATGCCGCGCGATTCGCGCCACCCCTGCCACAGGGCGCCGGCCCCCTTCAGGCTGCGTTCGACCAGCACCAGGCGCACAATTTCCTTCAAATAGGTCAGGGCCGTCCCGGCACCGAATCCGAGCCGGTGGTACTTGCCGTGCGCGCGCAGGTACTGCGCCACGTGGCCGCGGTTCCGCATCACGTAGCGCCGGCTCAGGTCGGAAGAATCGTTGAGGTGGCGCACACCCAGGTCCACCTGGCGCTGGGCCCGGACCTTCTTGATGACAAAGGCGTTCACGTAGACCACCGGCGTCTGCTGCGCCGCCAGCCACCCGTAGATAAGGTCATCCCAGGTGATGAAGAAACGCGGGTCCGGCAGCCCGATGTCCCGGGCCAGAGACGCCTTGATCAGCATGCCCTCGAAATTTCCCACATTGGTGCGGAAAACCTCGGATTTGCGGAAGACATCGCCCGAGACAGGCAGGAAGACGCCGAGTGCCTCGACGAAATGGTGCTGCCAGAAGAACGGCTTGCCCGCGGCGTCGTAGCGGCGCCCGATCATGCAGGAGTAGTCGGTCGTGAACCGGTCCAGCGCCTCGACCGCCCCCGGGAGCACCTCGACGTCGTCATCCATCAGCCACAGCCAGTCGGCACCGGCCGCCAGGGCAATTTCAACGCCGCGGGAGAAGCCGCCAGAACCGCCGACGTTCGCCGCAAGCCGTTCGTACTGGATCGGCAGCCCCCCGGCGGCCACGGCGCGGGAGACAACCTCCGCGGTGTGGTCGCTGCTGGCGTTGTCCACCACCACGATCCGGTCGGGCCCGGTGGTCAGGCGGCTGAAGGAGTCGAGCAGGTTCTGCAGGAAGTCGGCACGGTTGTAGGTGACGACGACGGCAAAGAGGTTTTTCACGCCGGCCTAGCTGTTGGCGGACATCAGTTGGGCGGGCGAGCCGAAGCCCTTTCCGCGGAAGCCCGTGGAGTAGGCCCGGAACCAGTGCGCGAGGCCCTTAAGGTCGCCGGTCTTCAGGAAGTAGTACGGAAATCCGACAATGTCCGCGCCGAACCAGCGCAGGTTCCGGTACTTCCGGGTAAGGTAGCCGCGGTTGCGGAAGTAGCAGTACCGCTTGAAGTCGCCCTCAGGAATGACCGGGGTGATGAAGCCTCCGAAGACCGGCTTCATTTCGGTCCAGGTGGCGGGGTGCTGGACGGCGACGGTGGCCAGGGTGCCGTATTTAAGGCCGGCCTTCTTGACCCGTGAGAGGAAGTCCACCTCATCGCCGCGGATAAAGAACTTCACGTCGGGGATTCCGATTTTGTAGAAGACCTCCGTGCGGATCAGGGCGCCGTTGAAGAAGTGCACCATGTCCGGAAGGTACCCCATCGGAGCCAGCCGGGAGCGGTCGTTGGTCAGCAGGCCGTTGATCCGGAAGTTGAACGAGAGCCGGTTGGGATCGGCCGTGGCGGCGACGAGCGGGCTCACGATATCGAGCTGGTGCTCCTTGGCGGTCTTGAGCAGCTCGGCCAGGCAGCTCGCATCCTCGGGGTGGCCGTCATCGTCCATCATCCAGATCCACTCCGCGCCGCTGGCCATGGCGGCCAGGATCGCGTAGGCGAATCCCCCGGCACCGCCGAGGTTCGCCTCCGAGCGCAGGTAGTTGATGTTGTCCCCGCCGGCGTTGACGATCCCGGTCGCCGGGACGGTGCCCGAGTCCACCAGCGCGATCGAGTGGATCGGGGCGGTCTGTTCGGCCAGCCCCTTGAGCAGGAGGGTGAGTTCCTCAGGGCGGTCAAAGGTTACGGCCGCGACGGCGACTTTGGGCTGCATGTCAGTTCCTCGGTGAATCGTCGGCGGTGCCTGAAGGGGCGGCGGTGGTTTCGGTGGCTGCGGTCGTTTCGGGGGTCCCGGGGGCGGACGGCTCCTCGCCGAGGCCCAGCACACCCGGGACGACCTCGCGGAGCCGCTCCAGGCTGATGGCGCCCTGGCGGACCACCCGCAGCGGCACGGCGGTGGCATCAACAATGGTGGACGGCAGCGCGTCGGCACCCTCGGCCGGGCGCGGCCCGCCTTCAAGGTAGACCTCCACCGACTCTGCCAGCTGGGCTTCGGCGGCGGCGGCGGTCTGCGCCGCGGCCTGGCCCGTGCGGTTCGCCGAGGAGACGGCCAGCGGCCCGGTCAGCGTCAGCAGGTCCTGGGCGACGTCGTCTGCCGGGATCCGCAAGGCAACGGTGCCCTTGGTTTCGCCGAGATCCCAGTCAAGGGACGGCTGGGCGTGCAGGATCAGGGTGAGTCCGCCGGGCCAGAACGCCTCGGCAAGACGCCGCGCCTCGGGCGGAACGTCCGTGGCGAGGCCATCGAGGGCATTGAGCCTGGGGATCAGGACGGGCGGGGGCATCCTGCGGCTGCGGCCTTTGGACGCCAGCAGCAAGGTCACCGCGAGGGGGGAGAACGCATCGGCGGCGATCCCGTACACGGTGTCCGTGGGGAAGACCACGCACTTGTGCTCCCGGATGGCCCGCTGGGCGTGTTCGAGTCCTGCAGCGCGTTGCTCAGCTGCCGTGCAATCGTAGCTAGTCGTCACTGGCCTATTCTTTCATCACTTCGTGCGTTGCCCTGGTTACCGAAGGGCAGCCGGGTCGGCGAGGACGGCACTGGTGGCCCGGTCCCTGCCGTTGAGGTCGCGATGGGTGGTCACAGCGGTCCACCGCCCGGAGCGCTCCAGCATCCCGGCAATCCAGCCGGCCTGGATTTCGGCGTGTTCCATCACGAAGTAGCCGCCGGGCACCAGCAGCCTGGCCGCGGAGGCAGCAGCCGCCGTCGGAAGTTCCATTCCGTCCGCTCCCCCGCCGTACAGTGCCTCGGGAGGATCGTGCAGTGCCACTTCGGGTTCGTTGGGGACCGCCTCGGCGGGGATGTACGGCGGGTTGGAGACCACGACGTCGAACGAACCGTTGTGCTCCGGCAGGGCATCGCGCAGATCGCCACGGATCAGGTGCACGCCGAGGGGCAGCAGGTTCCGGGCGGCCCAGGCGTGGGCAAACTCGCTGAACTCGACGGCGTAGACGTCGGAGCCGGGAACCTCGTGCGCGATTGAGCCGGCGATGGCCCCGGAACCGGTGCCAAGATCCACGACCTTGGGATGCGCCATGCCCTGCAGCCGGTCGATCACCAACTGGACCACGGATTCAGTTTCCGGGCGGGGAATGAACACCCCCGGCCCGACCGCCAGTTCCAGGTGGCGGAAGTGCGCGACGCCGGTGATGTGCTGCAGCGGTACGCGCCGGGCCCGATCGGCGACGAGGTCCTGGTAACCGTCCGGGGCCGGGGTGTCGCCGAGCATCAGGGCGCGGAGCCGGCCGAGCCCGACGCCGAGCAGGTGCTCGGCGAGAAGTTCGGCGTCGACCCGCGGGCTGGGGACGCCGGCGGCGGCCAGGACGGCGGTGGCCTCGCGGACCGCGTCCGCGAGGCTTGGCCCGGTGCCTTCTGTCATCACGTTGCGGGGCCGGACTAGTCGCCGATGGCGTCGAGGCGGGCCTGTTCGTCCATCTCGATGGCCGACTGGATCACCGGCTCCAGGTCGCCGTTCATGACCTGGTCCAGGTTGTAGGCCTTGTACCCGGTGCGGTGGTCAGCGATCCGGTTTTCCGGGTAGTTGTACGTCCGGATGCGCTCCGAGCGGTCCATCGTGCGGATCTGGGACTTGCGCTGGGCCGAGTTCTCGGCGTCGATCTGCTCCTGCTGGTGCGCCAGGATGCGGGCGCGGAGGACCCGCATGCCGGCTTCACGGTTCTGCAGCTGCGACTTCTCGTTCTGCATGGCCACCACGATGCCGGTGGGAAGGTGGGTGATCCGGACGGCGGAGTCGGTGGTGTTCACGGACTGGCCGCCCGGTCCGGAGGAACGGTAGACGTCAATCTTGAGGTCGTTCTGGTTGATTTCGAGTTCTTCGGGCTCGTCCACTTCCGGAAGCACCAGCACGCCGGCTGCGGAAGTGTGGATGCGGCCCTGGGATTCCGTCACGGGAACGCGCTGCACGCGGTGCACGCCGCCTTCGAACTTGAGCCGCGCGTAAACGCCCTCGGCCGGATCGTTCGAGTTGCCCTTGATGGCCACCTGGACATCCTTGTAGCCGCCGAGGTCCGATTCGTTGGCGGAAATCATCTCGGTCTTCCAGCCGCGGGACTCCGCGTACCGGGTGTACATCCGCAGCAGGTCGGCCGCGAACAGGGCAGCCTCGTCGCCGCCTTCGCCGCCCTTGACCTCGAGGATCACGTTGCGGGCGTCGTCCGGGTCGCGCGGGATCAGGAGCCGGCGCAGCTTGGCCGCCGCCGTTTCCAGCGCAGCCTCCAGCTCGGGCACCTCAGCGGCAAACTCCGGGTCCTCCCCTGCCATTTCCTTGGCAGCCGCAAGGTCATCCTGGATGGCGTGCCAGGCGTGGTACGCCTCGACAATGCCGTTCAGCTGGGCCGAGCGCCGCCCCAACTTCCGGGCCAGCTTCTGGTCAGCATAAACAGCAGGATCCCCAAGCTGTGCCTGGATGGCGTCATGCTCATCCAACAGGCCCTGTACGGACTCAAACATTTTCAAAACCTCTTTCGACTCTCTCAAGTCTAGTAACTGCAACGCGGGGTCACTTACCGCCCGTTCCAGGGGCCCTGATGGGCGCTAGGTGACCCCGCGTTGCTTCTTGAAGCGGAGGAACCGGTTAACGCAACAACCGCCCGTGACATGGGCGGCCCGGGGAGGGCCGCCCATGTCCGAGCGGTTAAGCGTCGCTACTTGTCGTTATCGGACTTCGCACCAAGCGTCGTCTTCTGCACCTGCATAAGGAACTCGACGTTGCTCTGGGTCTCCCGGATCTTGTTGGTCAGCAGCTCAAGGCTCTGCTGCGTTTCGAGTCCGGACAGGACGCGGCGCAGCTTCCACATGATCTTGACTTCCTCAGGGGACAGCAGGTTTTCCTCACGGCGCGTACCGGACGCGTTGACGTCCACGGCCGGGAAGATGCGCTTGTCCGCGAGCTGGCGGGACAGGCGCAGTTCCATGTTGCCGGTTCCCTTGAACTCCTCGAAGATGACCTCATCCATCTTGGAGCCGGTCTCGACGAGAGCCGTTGCCAGGATGGTCAGTGAGCCACCGTTTTCGATGTTGCGGGCTGCACCGAAGAAGCGCTTCGGCGGGTACAGCGCTGCCGAGTCGACACCACCGGAGAGGATGCGGCCGGAAGCCGGTGCCGCCAGGTTGTAGGCGCGGCCCAGGCGGGTCATCGAGTCGAGGAGAACCACAACGTCCATGCCCATTTCCACGAGGCGCTTCGCACGCTCGATGGACAGTTCGGCCACGGTCGTGTGGTCGTCGGCGGGACGGTCGAAGGTGGAGGCGATGACCTCGCCCTTGACGGTGCGCTGCATGTCCGTGACTTCTTCAGGGCGTTCGTCAACGAGCACCATCATGAGGTGGACCTCAGGATTGTTAATGGTGATGGCGTTGGCGATGGACTGCAGGATGAGCGTCTTGCCGGCCTTCGGCGGCGAAACGATCAGGCCGCGCTGGCCCTTGCCGATCGGGGCAACCAGGTCGATGACGCGGGGACCGATCTTCTTGGGGTCCGTCTCAAGGCGCAGGCGCTCGGAGGGATACAGCGGGACGAGCTTCGCGAATTCGACGCGGTCCTTGAGTTCCTCGGGGGTTTTGCCGTTGACGGAGGTGACCCGGACCAGGGCGTTGAACTTCTGGCGGGCGGTCAGCTGGCTGCGGTCTTCGCCTTCACGCGGTGCGCGGATGGCTCCGACGACGGCGTCGCCCTTGCGCAGGTTGTACTTCTTGACCTGGGCGAGGGACACGTAGACGTCGTTCGGGCCCGGCAGGTAGCCGGAGGTGCGGATGAACGCGTAGTTCTCCAGCACGTCCAGGATGCCGGCGACAGGCAGCAGGACGTCGTCCTCGGTGACCTCGACGTCGTCGACGTCCGGTCCCTGGACGCGTCCCCGACGGCGGTCGTTGCGGTCGCGGAAGCGGTCGTTGCGCGAGGTGTTGTCGCGGCTGTCCTGCCCCCCGGAGCGTTCGGGACGGTCGTTGCGGTCGTTGCGGTCACGCCGGTTGCGGCGGTTCCGGCGGCTGCCGCCGTCACTGTCGTCGTTGTCGCGGTTGCTCTCGCGGGTGGCGGTGCTCTCGCGGGCCCCTGCAGACTCGTCGCGGCCGCCGCGGGTGCGGGTGCTCTCACGGCGCTGGCCGTCTTCGCTGCCCTGTTCGGCCTGGCGCTGTTCGGAACGCTGTTCCGTACGCTGTTCGGTGCGGTCGGCCTGGCGCTGTTCGGAACGCTGTTCCGTACGCTGTTCGGTGCGGTCGGCCTGGCGCTGCTCGCCGGAAGGCTGCTCGGCCGGGGCCTCGACAACTGCTGCGGCCTGGGCTGCACCCTGGCCCGAAGTCTGCACTGAGCCCTGTCCTCCGGACTGCTCGGCAGCTTCGCCGCGGCGGCGGTTGCGGGTGCGGGGCTGGCGGGTGCGTTCGCCGGCGTCCGTCCCGGACTGCACTGCGCCGGCCTCGGCGGGAGCAACAGGAGCCTCCGCTGCAGGAGCGGCTGCGGCCGGGGCCTCGGCTGCGGGGGTTGTGATGACCCCGTCGCTGCCGGCGCGGCGGCTGCGGCCACGGCCACGGGCACGCGGGTTTTCCTGTGCCGGGGCTTCGGCCTCGGTGGCGGCAGCGGGTGCGGCGGCCGGAGCCGCGGCCCGGGAGACGGAACCGTTGTCGGTCGCCTTTTCAGCGGCGCGGGCCGGAGCCTTGCTCACGGGAGTGCCGGCGCGGTGGGCGGAAATGGCCGACACGAGATCGCCCTTCCGCATCCGGGAACCGCCGGAAATCCCCAGCTGGCTGGCAAGAGCCTGGAGCTGTGCGAGCTTGAGGCCGGCAAGGCCGCTGCTCTTGGCGGGTGCTGCCGTTGACGATCCGGCAGCAGAAGATGATGTTTCCACAGCTGAAGACAGCTCAGTGGTTTCGGTCACGAAGGATCCTTCCCCCTCGACGGCGTCCAGACTAGGAGCTGGACGCGATGATTTGATCTGGGCTGCAGTTCAGATCTGCAGCCGGGATTTCGGCCTTGCCGGATGGATATTGGCCAGCACGGCCGGATATTGCTTCACCTGGCGCGTTCCGGAAGAAATGGAACGGCGGGCTGACTTTTCAGGGGTGCAGAGATTAATTCTGCGGATTCCTGCGACAGACCAAAAGCAGGTGGCACCGGAAAATATTGCGCAGTGAAAGATGAGAGAGGCAACTGGGCCAACATCGCGGTCTTTTGAACAGTAACTAAATTACCGCCTGCGTGATTACCGCCGGTGCACTTCCACTTTAGCACCTTCAACGTCCACGGCCAGCTTCATCACACGCCAGCCCACGTCCGGCGTGTTGCCCGAGGTGAAGGCGCCGATGAACTCGACGGCGGCCCCGGCCTGCGCTTCCCCATTGGCAAGGACCAGCACGGTGGGGCCGGCCCCCGAGACGACGGCGGCAAAGCCTGCCCGCCGCAGGGCGGCGATGAGGTCCGCGCTGGGCCGCATCGCTTCGGCGCGGTAGCTCTGATGCAGGTAATCCTCGGTGCCGGCAAGCAGCAGTTCCGGCTTCTGCGTCATGGCGAGGATCAGCAGGGCCGCACGCCCCGAATTCATCGCCGCGGCGTGGTGGCCCACCGAGGCGGGCAGCAACGCCCGCGCGACTTCGGTGGACAGCTCAAAGTCCGGCACGGCAACCACGGGGATAACCGCGGAGGCAACCGCGGCGCAGGTGCTGCTGTACTGGTCACTGTCCTGCCAGGACAGCGCCAGTCCGCCGAAAATCGCCGGTGCGACGTTGTCGGGGTGGCCTTCCATCTCGCTCGTGAGCTGCAGGACCCAGTCCTTGCCCCGGCGGGACGCTTCCGGTACCAGGGCATTGGCGGCGGTCACGGCGGCAACCACGGCGCAGGCCGAGGAGCCCAGGCCGCGGCCGTGCGGATTGACGTTGTCTGCCGTGATTCTCAGGCCCGCGTGCCGGAAGCCGAGGCGGTGCAGGGCCTCAGTGATGGCTTTGACGACCAGGTGGCTGGCGTCGCGGGGCAGGGATTCGGCCCCTTCACCGCTGAGCTCAAATTCCAGCGCCCCGCTGTCCAGGGTTTCCACCGTCAGGGTGTCGAACAGCGTCAGCGCCAGGCCGAGGCTGTCATACCCGGGGCCGAGGTTCGCGCTCGTGGCCGGTACACGGACCGTCACGAGCTGCCCGGCCGGAACCGCCGGCGTGTCGGCGGCGGACTCGGCCGGGATGGTGAGGGTGGTTTCCACGGTTATTTTTCTTCCAGTCCCAGGGCTGTGGCCACGGTGACCACGTCGTTCGAGACCTTCACGGGCTCCACTTCGCTGCCATCCTCGGTGCGGAGCGCCCACTGCGGGTCCTTGAGGCCATGGCCGGTGACGGTGATGACGATGGTCTTGCCGGCCGGCACTTCGCCTGCCGCGTGCTTCTTGATCAGGCCGGCGACACCGGCAGCGGAGCCCGGTTCGACGAAGACGCCTTCGCGGGCGGACAGCCAGCGGTGGGCGGACAGGATTTCCTCGTCGGTCACGGCCTCAATCAGGCCGCCTGATTCATCCCGCGCGGCGATGGCGCTGTCCCAGGACGCGGGGTTGCCGATCCGGATGGCGGTCGCGATCGTGTCGGGCTCCATGATCGGGTGGCCTGCGACGAACGGTGCCGCGCCGGCTGCCTGGAAGCCCCACATGACCGGGGTCCTGGTGGAGACTGCGGCCAGTGTGCCGGCCGTGGCGGACTCGAACGGCGCGCAGTATTCCTTGTAGCCCTTCCAGTACGCGGTGATGTTACCGGCGTTGCCGACCGGGAGCACGTGGAAGTCGGGTGCGTCTCCGAGCCAGTCGACCACTTCGAAGGCGCCGGTCTTCTGGCCCTCGATCCGGGCCGGGTTGACCGAGTTGACCAGGAACACCGGGTAGGACTCCCCCAGCTTGCGGGCAATGTCGAGGCAGTCATCGAAGTTGCCGTCGACCTGCAGCAGGGTTGCGCCGTGCGCGATCGCCTGGCTGAGCTTGCCCATCGAGATCTTTCCCTCGGGCACGAGGACCACGCACTTCAGCCCGGCCGCCGTGGCGTACGCGGCGGCGGACGCTGAGGTGTTGCCGGTGGAGGCACACACCACGGCCTTGG
It includes:
- a CDS encoding MraY family glycosyltransferase; the encoded protein is MMPVLLAAGATLLASVLLPFVVKPWLVRMGVVDVPSARSSHGRTTIRGMGVAVSLATAIGYAAAVLLGAVTVDRSVFLVVLAVIVASAVVGWIEDLRGLSIRGRAAAQLGIGAAGSTALLLLTGQSFWWLPLAALAIAAYINIANFMDGVNGISSFHGILAGTAYAVAGQLAGQPWLTAGGAVLAMAFLGFLPWNLARGSVFLGDVGSYLLGASVSALAVAGFLSGVYVEYVLAPILVYVADTGYTLLRRIKAGERWYASHREHVYQRLTDVGFSHLQSAGTVAACTMAVIVLSFIAATAPLPMVVLCVAGSLAVLALYLASPDLIRHFRRRQKVTRVPVS
- a CDS encoding polysaccharide biosynthesis protein, translated to MTTKSEAREPAAALDEKKPPLWIWVQLFLDSMSWVVAIVLALLLRYEMGIREEQLVSAMIIMAIAVVVQALAGYALALYRGRYPFGSFQEAKALVFVTVIVAASITLSLLVLYEAIGIGRSVGLIAFPFACLFMGAARYAKRLYVEGKNRPGDGAQNTLIYGAGFLGNSLLTRMLQDADSPYFPVGLIDDDPTKKHLRLSGVQVLGRGDDLPAIIRRTRATVLVLAFANVEASVVRRISDAVAGMNIRVLVLPPLRDMLGRGAPEGFSDFRDVAVEDLIGRRPVDIKVDEIAGYIKGKRVLVTGAGGSIGSELCRQIVQFSPAELIMLDHDETGLQHTQISITGRGLLAGRDTVLASIRDGAALQEIFQDRRPEVVFHAAALKHAPLLQQYPIEAWKTNVLGTLNVLRAAERSGVSHFVNISTDKAANPTTALGHSKRVAEKLAAWMAGQTGRKFVSVRFGNVMGSRGSMLPLFTEQIRVGGPVTVTDPEVTRFFMTIPEACQLVIQAGAIGRGGEVMILDMGEPVRILDVAQRMIAMSGKKVEIVYTGLRPGEKLHEELVGTGELDERPLHPKISHTRAHEQDPAALDLDVWLARCEAEQGIDIESLPDEEADEPGESMRAAS
- a CDS encoding glycosyltransferase; this translates as MKNLFAVVVTYNRADFLQNLLDSFSRLTTGPDRIVVVDNASSDHTAEVVSRAVAAGGLPIQYERLAANVGGSGGFSRGVEIALAAGADWLWLMDDDVEVLPGAVEALDRFTTDYSCMIGRRYDAAGKPFFWQHHFVEALGVFLPVSGDVFRKSEVFRTNVGNFEGMLIKASLARDIGLPDPRFFITWDDLIYGWLAAQQTPVVYVNAFVIKKVRAQRQVDLGVRHLNDSSDLSRRYVMRNRGHVAQYLRAHGKYHRLGFGAGTALTYLKEIVRLVLVERSLKGAGALWQGWRESRGILADRSWQPMPPVPAAAGPEPA
- a CDS encoding glycosyltransferase, which produces MQPKVAVAAVTFDRPEELTLLLKGLAEQTAPIHSIALVDSGTVPATGIVNAGGDNINYLRSEANLGGAGGFAYAILAAMASGAEWIWMMDDDGHPEDASCLAELLKTAKEHQLDIVSPLVAATADPNRLSFNFRINGLLTNDRSRLAPMGYLPDMVHFFNGALIRTEVFYKIGIPDVKFFIRGDEVDFLSRVKKAGLKYGTLATVAVQHPATWTEMKPVFGGFITPVIPEGDFKRYCYFRNRGYLTRKYRNLRWFGADIVGFPYYFLKTGDLKGLAHWFRAYSTGFRGKGFGSPAQLMSANS
- a CDS encoding L-threonylcarbamoyladenylate synthase — translated: MTTSYDCTAAEQRAAGLEHAQRAIREHKCVVFPTDTVYGIAADAFSPLAVTLLLASKGRSRRMPPPVLIPRLNALDGLATDVPPEARRLAEAFWPGGLTLILHAQPSLDWDLGETKGTVALRIPADDVAQDLLTLTGPLAVSSANRTGQAAAQTAAAAEAQLAESVEVYLEGGPRPAEGADALPSTIVDATAVPLRVVRQGAISLERLREVVPGVLGLGEEPSAPGTPETTAATETTAAPSGTADDSPRN
- the prmC gene encoding peptide chain release factor N(5)-glutamine methyltransferase yields the protein MTEGTGPSLADAVREATAVLAAAGVPSPRVDAELLAEHLLGVGLGRLRALMLGDTPAPDGYQDLVADRARRVPLQHITGVAHFRHLELAVGPGVFIPRPETESVVQLVIDRLQGMAHPKVVDLGTGSGAIAGSIAHEVPGSDVYAVEFSEFAHAWAARNLLPLGVHLIRGDLRDALPEHNGSFDVVVSNPPYIPAEAVPNEPEVALHDPPEALYGGGADGMELPTAAAASAARLLVPGGYFVMEHAEIQAGWIAGMLERSGRWTAVTTHRDLNGRDRATSAVLADPAALR
- the prfA gene encoding peptide chain release factor 1, with the protein product MFESVQGLLDEHDAIQAQLGDPAVYADQKLARKLGRRSAQLNGIVEAYHAWHAIQDDLAAAKEMAGEDPEFAAEVPELEAALETAAAKLRRLLIPRDPDDARNVILEVKGGEGGDEAALFAADLLRMYTRYAESRGWKTEMISANESDLGGYKDVQVAIKGNSNDPAEGVYARLKFEGGVHRVQRVPVTESQGRIHTSAAGVLVLPEVDEPEELEINQNDLKIDVYRSSGPGGQSVNTTDSAVRITHLPTGIVVAMQNEKSQLQNREAGMRVLRARILAHQQEQIDAENSAQRKSQIRTMDRSERIRTYNYPENRIADHRTGYKAYNLDQVMNGDLEPVIQSAIEMDEQARLDAIGD